One stretch of Dokdonia sp. Hel_I_53 DNA includes these proteins:
- a CDS encoding 6-pyruvoyl trahydropterin synthase family protein: protein MRITANRKAHFNAAHRLYRKDWTDQKNTEIFGKCSNPHFHGHNYDLIVGVTGEIDEETGYLIDLKILKDIIKIEVEDYLDHKNLNLEVEEFKAINPTVENIAVVIYDRIRRVLNTRFDLTITLYETPRNYVIYKGE, encoded by the coding sequence ATGAGAATCACTGCAAATCGAAAAGCTCATTTTAATGCAGCACATAGGCTGTATAGAAAAGACTGGACAGATCAAAAAAACACGGAAATTTTTGGTAAGTGCAGCAATCCTCATTTTCATGGTCACAACTATGATCTTATTGTTGGAGTAACAGGTGAGATTGACGAAGAGACGGGGTATCTTATAGATTTAAAAATATTAAAGGATATCATAAAAATAGAAGTAGAGGATTATTTAGACCATAAGAACTTAAACTTAGAAGTAGAAGAGTTTAAAGCAATCAATCCAACCGTAGAGAACATTGCTGTGGTTATCTATGATAGGATTAGGAGAGTACTTAATACACGTTTTGATCTTACCATCACTTTGTATGAGACTCCTCGCAACTATGTAATTTATAAAGGAGAGTAA
- the idi gene encoding isopentenyl-diphosphate Delta-isomerase: MKEELVILVDENDTKIGLMPKMEAHEKALLHRAFSVFIFNDKQELMLQQRAAHKYHSPELWTNTCCSHQRDGESNIDAGMRRLQEEMGFTVSLEEKTSFIYKAPFDNGLTEHELDHILVGTFNKEPQINPDEVASWKWMSLDDVKKDIKDQPSQYTAWFKIIFDKFYTYIQQ; encoded by the coding sequence ATGAAAGAAGAATTAGTCATCTTAGTTGATGAAAACGATACAAAAATTGGGCTCATGCCTAAAATGGAAGCTCATGAAAAAGCGCTACTACATAGAGCTTTTTCCGTGTTTATATTTAATGATAAACAAGAGCTTATGCTACAGCAGCGTGCAGCCCATAAATATCATAGTCCAGAACTCTGGACAAACACCTGTTGCAGTCACCAAAGAGACGGAGAGTCAAATATTGACGCTGGAATGCGTAGATTACAGGAAGAGATGGGTTTTACAGTTTCTTTAGAGGAAAAGACTTCTTTTATTTATAAAGCTCCTTTTGATAATGGTCTTACAGAACATGAGCTAGATCATATTCTAGTAGGTACATTTAATAAGGAACCTCAAATAAATCCAGATGAAGTTGCTTCTTGGAAATGGATGTCTCTAGATGATGTAAAAAAAGATATTAAAGATCAACCATCACAGTACACAGCTTGGTTTAAAATTATCTTTGACAAATTCTATACTTATATTCAACAATGA
- a CDS encoding peroxiredoxin: protein MGLKIGDKAPAFKLKNQNGEVIYAGEYLGNTPLIIYFYPKNFTPGCTAQACSFRDQYQDFLEAGAKVFGISSDSVESHKRFREKHHLPFDTLADKSNSVRRRYGVKGNLLGLIPGRETFVIDKDGVIQMKFNSMAASQHIPKALEVVKSF from the coding sequence ATGGGGTTAAAAATAGGAGACAAAGCACCCGCTTTTAAATTAAAAAACCAAAATGGTGAGGTCATCTACGCTGGTGAGTACTTAGGAAACACACCACTTATTATATACTTTTATCCAAAAAACTTTACTCCTGGTTGTACAGCACAAGCGTGTAGTTTTAGAGATCAATATCAAGATTTCTTAGAGGCAGGTGCAAAAGTATTCGGCATAAGCTCAGATAGTGTAGAAAGTCATAAACGCTTTCGCGAAAAGCACCACTTACCCTTTGATACACTTGCAGATAAATCTAATTCAGTAAGACGTAGATATGGTGTAAAAGGAAACTTGCTAGGTCTTATTCCAGGCAGGGAGACCTTTGTTATTGATAAGGATGGGGTAATTCAAATGAAATTTAACAGTATGGCGGCTTCTCAGCACATCCCAAAAGCACTCGAAGTTGTAAAAAGTTTTTAA